A part of Acidobacteriota bacterium genomic DNA contains:
- a CDS encoding lysophospholipid acyltransferase family protein has product MSESPREESRAREPENGTGDARKAQDSNPPPATEGEPAVRLTLGTRIVQLVLGVLVLLFLNLPYIRRATGVHRRRRGETRRLYVCNHVSLLDTPLMASVLWTHGHRPVFVLGDAAVWNRNWFTRAVSARVGFLMQRGRMSRHRIEELQSFGRCAREFELVVFPEGTRGAGHRIGRCQPGIYYIAQAAQVPIVPVFLEDMHL; this is encoded by the coding sequence GTGAGCGAATCCCCCCGGGAGGAATCCCGCGCCCGCGAGCCTGAGAACGGCACCGGTGACGCCCGGAAGGCTCAGGACTCGAACCCGCCCCCGGCCACCGAGGGGGAGCCGGCGGTTCGCCTGACCCTCGGCACTCGGATCGTGCAGCTGGTGCTCGGGGTTCTGGTGCTGCTCTTCCTCAATCTGCCCTACATCCGCCGCGCCACCGGCGTTCACCGCCGCCGCCGGGGCGAGACCCGCCGACTCTACGTGTGCAACCACGTCAGCTTGCTGGATACGCCGCTGATGGCGTCGGTGCTGTGGACCCACGGTCATCGGCCGGTGTTCGTGCTGGGGGATGCGGCGGTGTGGAACCGCAATTGGTTCACCCGCGCGGTGAGCGCCCGGGTAGGCTTCTTGATGCAGCGCGGCCGCATGTCCCGCCACCGCATCGAGGAGCTCCAATCCTTCGGCCGCTGCGCCCGGGAATTCGAACTGGTGGTCTTTCCCGAGGGTACCCGCGGCGCCGGCCACAGGATCGGTCGCTGCCAGCCGGGGATCTACTACATCGCCCAGGCGGCGCAGGTGCCCATCGTCCCAGTCTTCCTCGAGGACATGCACCTCA